The window TAAAACAAACTGTATGGAATGGATCGCAGATCCTTCGATTTGGGCGGGGCTTGCCACCTTAATCGTTCTAGAAATCGTTCTTGGTATTGATAACCTCGTCTTTATTGCCATTTTGGCAGACAAACTGCCGCAAAAATTGCGTGATAGGGCTCGTGTGACGGGTCTCATGCTCGCTCTCGTGATGCGAGTTATTCTGCTATTTAGCTTGTCTTGGCTAATCACTCTCACCAAGCCTTTAATAACATTATTCGATCATCCATTTAGCGCCCGAGATCTCATCATGTTGGTGGGTGGGTTATTCTTGCTATTTAAAGCCACAATGGAGTTAAACGAACGATTAGAGGGGGGGGATGAGCACACCACTAATCAACGAAAAACATCGAATTTCTGGGCTGTTGTTGCACAAATTATCGTCCTAGATGCGGTATTCTCTCTTGACTCAGTCATTACCGCCGTTGGGATGGTTGACCATATTGGGGTTATGGTTGCAGCAGTGACTATTGCCATGATCCTTATGATATGGGCAAGTAAGCCGCTAACATCGTTCGTCAACAATCACCCAACTATTGTGATCTTATGTCTCAGCTTCTTGCTGATGATCGGCTTTAGCTTAGTTGCTGAAGGCTTTGGTTACGCAATACCAAAAGGTTATCTGTATGCTGCGATTGGCTTCTCTATTATGATTGAAGTCTTAAACCAGTTTGCACAATTTAACCGTCGCAAATTCCTCAAAGGTAGTCGTCCACTTCGTGAACGTACGGCTGAAGCCGTTTTACGTATTCTAAGTGGTAACCACGAACGTGCGGAGCTAGATGCGCACACTTCAGACTTAATCGCGGACAACCAAGCGGTTTTTGACCCTCAAGAGCGCCAGATGATCGCCCGTGTTTTAGGTATGGCTCAACGTAATGTCGAA of the Providencia stuartii genome contains:
- a CDS encoding TerC family protein translates to MEWIADPSIWAGLATLIVLEIVLGIDNLVFIAILADKLPQKLRDRARVTGLMLALVMRVILLFSLSWLITLTKPLITLFDHPFSARDLIMLVGGLFLLFKATMELNERLEGGDEHTTNQRKTSNFWAVVAQIIVLDAVFSLDSVITAVGMVDHIGVMVAAVTIAMILMIWASKPLTSFVNNHPTIVILCLSFLLMIGFSLVAEGFGYAIPKGYLYAAIGFSIMIEVLNQFAQFNRRKFLKGSRPLRERTAEAVLRILSGNHERAELDAHTSDLIADNQAVFDPQERQMIARVLGMAQRNVESIMTSRHDVEYLDVNKSANELLQLLEKNPHSRFVVIDETVSDEPVGVVHMLDLVKQQLSGQPLNLRALITQPLIFPEGLSLLKALEQFRKAQTHFAFVVDEFGSVEGVVTLTDVMETIAGNLPDGEEENDSRHDIQKLENGSWIANGFMPLEDLILFVPMELDEKREYETIAGLLMEHLQRVPEEGEQIEVNGCIFQPLEIKNHRISKVLIVPPKVPEEDEEE